The proteins below are encoded in one region of Peribacillus muralis:
- a CDS encoding sigma-54 interaction domain-containing protein, whose amino-acid sequence MNQVKRDSPIKLLKEYSFPALILDSSNRIKEWGMYFNQFMDKDEDSTLTGQFDEWKFMDNNRLAAAKWHDKRYIFLLLKQSDDDNRLYIGRETQFLDDLMVDAHELDKLNRALDAIIESSYDGIYITDQQGTTLYTNSAIERITGIPKEYYIGKSVDQLIKRGILNASVTHKVVKLRRTVSVVQDNFAGKETLITGSPVFNEAGEIEQVVTNIRDLSDLNELMHELTKANELNVQYKQEIEKLRKITSQDGVVFVSDKMKTIYEIAERISDIDATVLILGETGVGKDVLARNIYNRSIRSKKGDFIKINCGAIPADLLESELFGYEGGAFTGANQKGKPGMFELAERGILFLDEVGELPLQLQVKLLRAIQEREIQRIGGTKPKKIDVRIIAATNRNLSEMVKSGDFREDLFYRLNVIPITIPPLRDRREDILALTDLFLKKANEQYKFSKQIDSGLKEYFFQHDWPGNVRELINIVERLVVLTDHSMLAMDDLPEEYQPDNLNQANNNSSITLKAAVERAEKEILSKAAQTYQTTYEIAAALDSSQATIVRKLKKYRLKVSEKI is encoded by the coding sequence ATGAATCAAGTGAAACGGGATTCTCCAATCAAATTGCTCAAAGAATACTCCTTTCCTGCACTTATTCTGGATTCTTCGAACCGGATTAAGGAATGGGGCATGTACTTCAACCAATTCATGGACAAGGATGAGGATTCGACATTAACCGGACAATTTGATGAATGGAAATTTATGGATAACAATAGACTTGCGGCAGCAAAATGGCATGACAAGCGGTATATATTTTTACTTTTGAAACAAAGTGATGATGACAATCGTCTTTATATAGGCAGAGAAACACAATTTTTGGATGATTTAATGGTGGATGCTCATGAATTGGACAAGTTGAACCGTGCCCTGGATGCCATTATCGAAAGCTCCTATGACGGGATTTATATCACGGATCAGCAGGGTACGACACTTTATACCAATTCAGCGATAGAACGGATTACCGGTATCCCTAAAGAATATTATATAGGCAAATCAGTTGACCAGCTGATTAAGCGTGGCATCCTGAATGCATCTGTCACGCATAAGGTCGTCAAGTTGAGACGAACCGTATCGGTCGTACAGGATAATTTTGCTGGAAAAGAAACATTGATTACCGGAAGCCCGGTTTTTAATGAAGCTGGTGAAATCGAGCAAGTCGTAACGAATATAAGGGATTTGTCAGATTTAAATGAACTGATGCACGAATTGACGAAGGCTAATGAATTGAATGTTCAATATAAGCAGGAAATCGAAAAACTTCGAAAGATAACAAGTCAGGATGGAGTCGTTTTTGTCAGTGATAAGATGAAAACGATTTATGAGATTGCTGAAAGAATATCGGATATCGATGCAACTGTGCTCATCCTTGGAGAAACGGGCGTGGGGAAAGATGTTCTGGCCCGCAATATATACAATCGGAGCATCCGGTCCAAAAAAGGCGATTTCATCAAAATAAATTGCGGTGCCATTCCTGCCGATTTATTGGAATCCGAGCTTTTTGGATATGAAGGCGGGGCATTTACCGGGGCCAATCAAAAGGGGAAACCAGGGATGTTTGAGCTGGCAGAAAGGGGCATCTTATTTTTGGATGAAGTCGGTGAGCTCCCCTTACAATTACAGGTAAAGCTACTGCGAGCAATACAGGAAAGGGAGATTCAAAGAATCGGAGGCACGAAGCCGAAGAAAATCGATGTTCGCATAATAGCGGCCACGAACCGCAATTTATCGGAAATGGTCAAATCAGGTGATTTTCGTGAAGATCTTTTTTATAGGCTGAATGTCATTCCAATCACGATTCCCCCATTACGCGATAGAAGAGAAGATATTTTGGCATTGACTGATCTGTTCCTTAAGAAAGCGAACGAACAATATAAATTTTCGAAACAAATAGATTCGGGGCTGAAAGAATATTTTTTTCAACATGATTGGCCGGGTAATGTCCGTGAATTAATAAATATTGTAGAAAGGCTTGTCGTACTGACGGATCATTCCATGTTAGCGATGGACGACCTTCCGGAAGAATATCAGCCGGACAACCTGAACCAAGCAAACAATAATTCATCGATAACATTAAAAGCCGCAGTGGAAAGAGCTGAAAAGGAGATCTTGTCAAAAGCGGCACAAACATACCAAACTACATATGAAATTGCGGCAGCACTCGATTCAAGTCAGGCAACGATCGTCCGGAAGCTAAAAAAATATCGGCTGAAGGTCAGTGAAAAAATATAA
- the murQ gene encoding N-acetylmuramic acid 6-phosphate etherase, whose amino-acid sequence MEEHLHSLTTEMRNEGTMNIDRMDTMGIISAINKEDLKVAVAVQEVLPEIETAVDWACESLKKGGRLIYIGAGTSGRLGVLDAVECPPTFSTTPDTVLGIIAGGEKAFVHAIEGAEDKEEFGERDLIEVDLTANDTVIGIAASGRTPYVKGALRYAKKIGAKAVALSSNKNAIITEAADIGIEVVVGQEVLTGSTRMKAATAHKMVLNMISTATMIRMGKVYENLMVDVHVSNQKLKERAIRIIETVTDADYEHALNMLEKAKNQVKPAIVMIKTSNDYVQAMELLEKAGGDVRKAISIGED is encoded by the coding sequence ATGGAAGAGCATTTGCATTCATTAACGACTGAAATGCGGAATGAAGGGACGATGAACATCGATCGTATGGATACGATGGGTATCATTTCAGCAATCAATAAGGAAGACTTAAAAGTTGCTGTAGCAGTGCAGGAGGTTTTACCGGAGATTGAAACGGCGGTCGATTGGGCTTGTGAATCCCTAAAGAAAGGGGGAAGGCTCATATACATAGGAGCCGGGACGAGCGGAAGGCTCGGCGTTCTTGATGCTGTTGAATGTCCGCCTACCTTCAGCACGACGCCTGATACGGTCCTCGGAATAATCGCGGGGGGCGAGAAGGCATTCGTTCATGCCATTGAAGGAGCAGAGGATAAAGAAGAGTTTGGGGAACGTGATTTAATCGAGGTGGACCTTACAGCGAATGATACGGTTATCGGCATTGCAGCAAGCGGGCGTACCCCGTATGTGAAAGGCGCCTTACGTTATGCCAAAAAAATCGGTGCAAAAGCTGTTGCTTTATCAAGCAATAAAAACGCGATCATCACAGAAGCTGCGGATATAGGGATTGAGGTGGTGGTCGGTCAAGAGGTTCTAACAGGGTCCACAAGAATGAAAGCGGCAACCGCACATAAAATGGTGCTCAACATGATCTCAACGGCAACCATGATCCGAATGGGAAAAGTGTATGAAAATCTGATGGTGGATGTACATGTTAGTAATCAGAAATTGAAGGAGCGTGCCATCCGCATCATCGAAACGGTGACGGATGCAGACTATGAACACGCGCTGAACATGCTCGAAAAGGCAAAAAATCAAGTTAAACCAGCAATCGTCATGATAAAAACCTCGAATGATTATGTTCAGGCAATGGAGTTACTGGAAAAAGCGGGTGGAGATGTCAGAAAGGCCATCTCGATCGGCGAAGATTAA
- a CDS encoding MurR/RpiR family transcriptional regulator translates to MATGGLSIIQTMLSKLPQSEQKLAEYILQNPHEVVNSTVQELSTSANSSGAAVIRLCKSLGIKGFQDLKIRIAGDLMKNVEQGYRDIEPSESLYRIVEKTTSNSIQTIRDTAEIIDHDNLKQAIALLLNAKTVHFCGVGASNIVAADAQQKLLRINKGATAFTDMHLIATLIANAEESDVVFAISFSGETPEVINILKLAKERGVKTIGLTHFGQTTVSSLCDASLYTSFSNEAPFRSAATSSRLAQLYLIDILFLGMASEQYEETVQYIDKTRAAIKSMTDGYN, encoded by the coding sequence ATGGCTACTGGAGGATTATCGATCATACAGACGATGCTGAGCAAGCTTCCGCAATCAGAGCAAAAACTAGCAGAATATATTCTTCAAAATCCTCATGAAGTGGTGAACAGTACGGTACAGGAATTGAGCACCTCCGCCAATTCAAGTGGAGCTGCTGTTATCAGATTGTGTAAATCGCTTGGAATAAAGGGATTTCAAGATTTGAAAATAAGGATTGCTGGAGATTTGATGAAGAATGTTGAGCAAGGATATCGGGATATCGAGCCCTCGGAATCGCTGTATCGAATTGTCGAGAAAACGACGAGCAATTCGATTCAAACCATTCGTGACACAGCTGAAATTATCGATCACGACAACCTGAAACAAGCGATCGCTTTATTGCTGAATGCTAAAACCGTCCATTTTTGCGGCGTCGGTGCCTCCAATATCGTTGCTGCTGACGCTCAGCAAAAATTGCTCCGCATTAATAAGGGGGCAACCGCTTTTACGGATATGCATCTAATTGCAACGCTGATCGCCAATGCGGAGGAAAGTGACGTGGTTTTTGCCATCTCATTCTCCGGGGAGACGCCTGAAGTGATCAATATCCTGAAGCTTGCAAAAGAACGGGGAGTGAAGACGATAGGGCTGACTCATTTTGGTCAAACGACAGTTTCTTCGTTATGCGATGCCTCACTCTATACATCGTTTTCAAATGAAGCTCCGTTTAGAAGTGCTGCAACATCCTCACGATTGGCACAACTATATTTGATTGACATTTTATTTTTAGGTATGGCCTCGGAGCAATATGAAGAGACCGTCCAATATATTGATAAGACAAGAGCTGCCATCAAATCGATGACGGATGGGTATAATTGA
- a CDS encoding PTS transporter subunit EIIC, which produces MTKENKYASLAEELLEKLGGRANVAAAEHCMTRLRVLPIDRSKVNMVQIKDTEGVLGVIEEETIQIVLGPGVVNKVHAEFEKLLVSAGDVDLKEMASKNKSEINRKNAKPFKLFLRRIASIFIPLIPALVASGLITGITKAIVQAGWLSPESQLAITLTVIGSGLFAYLGILVGTNAAKEYGGSPALGAVAGILVINPAVGDISLFGENLLPGRGGLIGVLFAAIFIALVEKQVRKFIPQSLDIILTPTIALLITGIVTYVVFMPVGGFLSDAITSGLLNLLDFGGVVSGFVLGAAFLPLVITGLHQGLTPVHLELINSIGDDPLLPILAMGGAGQVGAAFAIYMKTKKASLKRAIGGGLPSGLLGIGEPLIFGVTLPLGRPFLTACLGAGVGGAFQAHFGIATSAIGVSGLPLTFLVHANQILLFLAGLFLSYAAGFIFTYLFGFKDEMAVEFK; this is translated from the coding sequence ATGACCAAGGAAAATAAGTACGCCAGTTTAGCAGAAGAATTATTGGAGAAATTGGGCGGACGGGCGAATGTTGCCGCAGCTGAACATTGCATGACCAGATTACGGGTGCTGCCAATCGATCGTTCCAAAGTGAACATGGTTCAAATCAAGGATACGGAAGGCGTTCTTGGCGTCATCGAAGAGGAGACAATCCAAATCGTGCTCGGGCCCGGTGTGGTGAACAAGGTTCATGCGGAGTTTGAAAAGCTCCTCGTGTCTGCTGGGGATGTGGATTTGAAAGAAATGGCCTCGAAAAATAAATCAGAGATTAATAGGAAAAATGCCAAACCATTTAAGCTATTTTTACGCAGGATTGCAAGCATCTTCATCCCTCTAATTCCTGCATTGGTCGCTTCAGGCTTGATTACTGGAATTACGAAAGCGATCGTTCAAGCGGGCTGGCTTTCGCCAGAATCCCAATTGGCGATCACATTGACCGTCATCGGATCAGGTTTGTTTGCTTACTTGGGAATTTTGGTGGGGACGAATGCGGCAAAAGAATACGGAGGGTCCCCTGCACTTGGTGCAGTAGCCGGAATTTTGGTCATCAATCCGGCCGTCGGCGACATTTCATTATTTGGTGAAAACCTACTACCAGGACGTGGGGGGCTAATCGGCGTCCTGTTTGCCGCCATTTTCATAGCACTTGTAGAAAAACAGGTCAGGAAATTCATTCCTCAGTCACTCGATATCATATTGACGCCAACCATTGCCTTGTTAATCACTGGTATTGTCACGTACGTCGTTTTTATGCCTGTCGGAGGATTTTTATCGGATGCCATTACCTCCGGATTGCTGAATCTCCTGGATTTTGGCGGTGTCGTGTCCGGGTTCGTGCTTGGAGCTGCTTTTCTCCCACTTGTCATAACAGGTTTACATCAAGGGTTGACACCTGTTCATCTTGAATTGATCAATTCGATTGGAGATGATCCGCTTCTCCCTATTTTAGCCATGGGAGGTGCAGGTCAAGTGGGGGCGGCATTTGCCATCTACATGAAAACGAAGAAAGCCAGCCTTAAAAGAGCAATCGGCGGAGGACTTCCTTCAGGGCTACTAGGTATCGGCGAGCCTCTCATATTCGGGGTGACACTACCACTTGGGAGGCCATTCTTGACCGCCTGTTTAGGAGCAGGGGTGGGCGGGGCCTTTCAAGCGCATTTCGGGATTGCGACGTCTGCGATAGGTGTATCGGGACTGCCGCTTACGTTTTTAGTGCATGCTAACCAAATTCTTCTGTTCTTGGCTGGGTTGTTCCTATCCTACGCAGCTGGGTTCATTTTCACCTATTTATTCGGATTCAAAGATGAAATGGCAGTTGAATTCAAGTGA
- a CDS encoding MupG family TIM beta-alpha barrel fold protein, translated as MIGFSFYLQDPGAENQIIHAANSGVRRAFTSLHIPEEKGELAVRMSELLKFAQTYGVEVHADVSLKTLDHLGIAEFADLAPLGVKGIRLDDGFDMTTITALSKVFSLSLNASTLNEEELLAVLEGGMEPQSLIAWHNFYPRPETGLEEVFFHEQNRMFKKHGIPIYAFIPGSGSKRGPLHAGLPTLEKHRFMNPYAAAVDLLSHVDAVFVGDQGTEGNLLQDLSNYESLNILSVRMESARLPSGRYKLRPEVSRDVFRLQNTRVTGAVEPENTIRRTLGAITMDNDEYGRYRGEIQICKRDLEANHRVNVIGRVVEEDLPLLAFLKPCHSLVLVNEGRI; from the coding sequence GTGATCGGATTCTCCTTTTACCTGCAGGATCCGGGTGCGGAAAATCAAATCATCCATGCTGCCAATTCAGGTGTGAGGCGAGCGTTTACCTCGCTTCATATTCCAGAAGAGAAGGGTGAACTTGCCGTGAGGATGAGCGAGCTGTTAAAGTTTGCACAGACATATGGAGTGGAAGTTCATGCAGATGTTTCTTTAAAGACGCTTGATCATTTGGGTATTGCTGAATTTGCGGATTTAGCGCCATTGGGTGTGAAAGGAATTCGCCTTGATGATGGATTTGACATGACCACGATAACCGCTCTATCCAAGGTGTTTTCCCTTTCATTGAATGCAAGCACGCTGAATGAAGAGGAGCTGCTGGCTGTACTTGAAGGCGGGATGGAACCGCAAAGTCTTATTGCATGGCATAACTTCTATCCCAGACCTGAAACGGGCCTTGAGGAAGTCTTCTTTCATGAACAAAATCGAATGTTCAAAAAACATGGGATACCGATCTATGCATTCATCCCTGGTTCAGGAAGTAAGCGGGGCCCATTGCATGCTGGACTCCCGACACTTGAAAAACACAGGTTCATGAATCCTTACGCTGCCGCTGTTGACCTGCTCTCCCATGTAGATGCCGTGTTTGTTGGCGATCAAGGAACGGAGGGGAATTTGCTTCAGGATCTATCTAACTATGAAAGTCTGAATATTTTGTCTGTAAGGATGGAATCGGCACGATTGCCAAGTGGTCGCTACAAATTGAGGCCTGAAGTATCTAGAGATGTATTCAGGCTGCAAAATACCCGCGTGACTGGAGCTGTCGAGCCGGAAAATACAATACGACGCACTCTAGGAGCCATTACGATGGATAATGATGAATACGGAAGATATCGGGGAGAAATCCAAATTTGCAAAAGGGACTTGGAAGCGAATCACCGGGTCAATGTAATAGGGAGAGTCGTGGAAGAGGACCTCCCCTTGCTGGCCTTTCTAAAACCTTGTCATTCCTTAGTATTGGTAAACGAAGGACGAATATAG
- a CDS encoding glycoside hydrolase family 3 protein, translating into MNIRKSVTAALALLLIISLLGGNGAAMESVKGKQQANIERIIAKMTLDEKVGQMLMPDFRNWQKQGEGKATGFIEMNAEVASIIKKYHLGGVILFAENVVDTEQTVRLTDGLQKASPGLPLFITIDQEGGIVTRLQTGTNLPGNMAIGAARKEIHAYQTGAIIGSELSSLGINVNFGPSVDVNNNPNNPVIGVRSFSSDPSLVSKLGIQTIKGLQRQNMIATTKHFPGHGDTAVDSHYGLPLVAHDKERLRNIEMVPFQKAIDAGVDMMMTAHVQFPAFDDTLYISKKDGQKIMVPATLSHKVITGLLREEMGYDGVVVTDALNMKAIADNFGQEEAVVLAIKSGVDIALMPAQVNSLDMENNLTSVFNAVKSAVASGEIPLKQVNESVARILELKVKRGILPLNKIPADPPLEKKIKRALQVVGSMGHLKKERKIAEDAITLLKNEERTLPFKPRSNDNVLVLAPFDDQVESMSRSIRELADKKKMKRVQVTSMSYSEKTFSDEAVRLINEADYVIIGSYIVKNDPVVKDGQIDDSIQDTKKWATAFPRAVMNHANKKDKEMVVVSLRNPYDVANFEEAKAVLAVYGYKGYSNGRYRQPNIPAGISAIFGESNPQGTLPVDIPSVIAPSEKLYEFGYGLDMKSGKPIKIKGE; encoded by the coding sequence ATGAACATTCGTAAATCGGTCACTGCCGCATTGGCCCTTCTCTTGATTATATCCCTTCTTGGAGGGAACGGAGCTGCTATGGAATCTGTGAAAGGCAAGCAGCAAGCGAATATCGAGCGAATTATCGCAAAAATGACGCTCGATGAAAAAGTCGGTCAAATGCTTATGCCGGATTTCCGCAATTGGCAGAAACAAGGGGAAGGGAAAGCTACAGGGTTTATAGAAATGAACGCCGAGGTTGCAAGCATCATTAAAAAATATCATCTAGGCGGTGTGATTTTGTTTGCCGAAAATGTAGTCGATACGGAACAAACGGTCCGGCTCACGGATGGTTTGCAGAAGGCAAGCCCGGGCCTTCCATTGTTCATTACGATCGACCAAGAGGGCGGAATTGTAACAAGGCTTCAAACGGGTACCAATCTTCCCGGGAATATGGCCATTGGTGCAGCAAGGAAGGAAATCCATGCATATCAGACCGGAGCCATCATCGGATCGGAACTGTCGTCACTTGGCATAAACGTGAATTTTGGCCCTTCGGTCGATGTTAATAATAATCCAAATAACCCGGTCATTGGCGTTCGTTCCTTCAGTTCGGATCCGTCACTCGTATCGAAGCTTGGCATACAGACAATAAAAGGATTGCAAAGGCAGAACATGATAGCAACGACTAAACATTTCCCTGGTCATGGGGATACCGCTGTGGATAGTCATTATGGCCTCCCCCTTGTTGCTCATGATAAAGAAAGGCTACGTAACATCGAGATGGTCCCTTTTCAAAAGGCCATCGATGCTGGCGTGGATATGATGATGACTGCTCATGTTCAATTTCCTGCATTTGATGATACGCTGTATATCAGTAAAAAAGATGGACAAAAAATCATGGTTCCAGCAACACTTTCCCATAAGGTCATTACAGGTCTTCTTCGTGAAGAGATGGGCTATGACGGCGTAGTGGTGACGGACGCCTTGAACATGAAGGCCATTGCAGATAACTTTGGCCAAGAAGAGGCCGTCGTGCTTGCCATTAAGTCGGGGGTCGACATTGCTTTGATGCCCGCACAGGTGAATTCGCTCGACATGGAGAATAATTTAACCTCCGTTTTCAATGCGGTGAAGTCAGCAGTCGCAAGCGGGGAAATCCCTTTAAAACAAGTGAATGAATCAGTAGCGCGAATACTTGAGTTGAAGGTGAAAAGGGGAATCTTGCCTTTGAATAAAATACCTGCCGATCCCCCGCTCGAAAAAAAGATCAAAAGGGCACTTCAGGTGGTCGGTAGTATGGGCCATTTGAAAAAGGAAAGGAAAATCGCGGAAGATGCGATCACTTTATTGAAAAATGAAGAAAGAACACTCCCTTTCAAACCAAGGAGCAATGATAATGTTTTAGTTCTTGCCCCCTTTGATGATCAAGTTGAATCGATGTCAAGAAGCATCCGCGAATTGGCTGATAAAAAGAAAATGAAAAGGGTTCAAGTGACAAGCATGAGCTATTCGGAAAAGACATTTTCAGATGAAGCGGTCCGACTCATTAATGAAGCAGATTATGTCATAATCGGTTCCTATATTGTCAAAAACGATCCGGTTGTCAAGGATGGACAAATCGATGACAGCATTCAAGATACAAAAAAGTGGGCAACAGCGTTTCCTAGAGCCGTGATGAATCATGCAAACAAAAAAGATAAGGAAATGGTTGTTGTGAGTTTAAGAAACCCTTATGATGTCGCAAACTTTGAAGAAGCAAAAGCGGTTCTGGCCGTTTACGGTTATAAAGGGTACTCGAACGGAAGATATAGACAGCCTAATATCCCTGCAGGCATTTCGGCGATTTTTGGGGAATCGAACCCTCAAGGTACCTTGCCGGTCGATATACCATCGGTAATAGCTCCTTCTGAAAAGCTTTATGAATTTGGTTATGGTTTAGATATGAAATCTGGCAAACCAATAAAAATAAAGGGTGAATGA
- a CDS encoding exo-beta-N-acetylmuramidase NamZ family protein: MIILAVFLAAFCLSSSNSVTAVKEKKKQRVSTGIEVLLKEEKKVLKGKKVGLITNPTGIDSELTSVVDLLHDDPEIQLTALFGPEHGVRGDAQAGASVDFYIDGKTGLPVYSLYGKTKKPTPEMLKNVEVLVFDIQDVGTRYYTYIYTMAYAMEAAKENGIPFIVLDRPNPQGGEAVDGPVLEQEFSSFVGLYPIPLKHGMTVGELATLFNKEFKIGANLKVIKMKGWKRDMDYDATGLPFVLPSPNMPAVSTTFAYPATGLIEGTNVSEGRGTTKPFELIGAPYINGDVLAGKLNALRLPGVQFRAASFTPMFSKYAGQLSHGVEIYVTDHRKFTAVPIGLHIIKTIHDLYPDDFEFLQANNFNLLIGNGWVKEKIEDGSSVNEIMREYESDLASFKKVRKHYLLYK; encoded by the coding sequence ATGATCATATTAGCCGTATTTTTGGCGGCATTTTGCCTTTCTTCCTCAAATAGTGTCACGGCGGTAAAAGAGAAGAAAAAACAAAGAGTCAGTACTGGGATTGAGGTTCTTTTAAAGGAAGAAAAGAAGGTATTAAAAGGGAAAAAGGTTGGATTGATAACAAATCCAACGGGAATTGATTCCGAATTAACCAGTGTCGTCGATTTGCTTCATGACGATCCCGAGATACAATTGACTGCCTTGTTCGGTCCCGAGCATGGAGTGCGCGGAGATGCGCAAGCAGGTGCAAGTGTGGACTTTTATATTGATGGAAAAACAGGATTGCCCGTATATAGCTTATATGGAAAAACGAAAAAACCAACTCCAGAAATGTTAAAAAATGTGGAGGTTCTTGTCTTTGATATCCAGGATGTAGGAACGCGCTATTACACTTATATTTATACGATGGCGTATGCGATGGAAGCGGCGAAAGAAAACGGTATCCCCTTTATCGTGCTGGATCGACCGAACCCACAAGGCGGCGAGGCTGTGGATGGACCCGTGCTTGAGCAGGAATTTTCATCGTTCGTTGGTTTGTATCCCATTCCGCTCAAACATGGTATGACAGTCGGTGAACTTGCGACTTTATTCAATAAGGAGTTCAAAATTGGAGCCAATCTCAAGGTCATCAAGATGAAAGGCTGGAAGCGGGACATGGATTATGATGCAACAGGGCTTCCATTTGTCCTGCCATCACCAAACATGCCAGCGGTTTCGACTACATTCGCATATCCAGCTACAGGATTGATCGAGGGAACGAATGTCTCCGAAGGCAGAGGAACGACCAAACCATTCGAATTGATTGGTGCCCCTTATATAAACGGAGATGTACTTGCCGGGAAACTGAATGCTTTGCGCTTACCTGGCGTTCAATTCAGGGCAGCCTCTTTTACACCCATGTTTTCCAAGTATGCTGGACAGCTTAGTCACGGGGTCGAAATTTATGTAACGGATCACAGGAAATTCACGGCAGTGCCAATTGGGCTTCATATCATCAAAACCATTCATGATCTATATCCGGATGATTTTGAGTTTCTGCAAGCAAACAATTTCAATCTATTGATCGGCAATGGGTGGGTAAAGGAAAAAATTGAGGATGGTTCATCCGTAAATGAAATTATGAGGGAATACGAGAGTGATCTAGCTTCATTTAAAAAGGTTCGTAAACATTACTTGCTTTATAAATAA
- the nagE gene encoding N-acetylglucosamine-specific PTS transporter subunit IIBC, translating into MKRYLQKIGRSLMLPVAVLPAAAILMGIGYWIDPAGWGAGSPLAAFLIKAGSSIISNMSILFAVGVALGMSKGKDGSAALSGLVAYLVVTTLLSPESVAMLQGIDANEVNPAFENIKNQFVGILSGLVAAHMFNRFSKVELPDAFAFFSGKRLVPIVTAVVMLFVSLILFFVWPLIYSWLVAFGEGISELGAAGAGLYGFFNRLLIPTGLHHALNSVFWFDVIGLNDIGNFWAGTGIKGKTGMYQAGFFPVMMFGLPAAALAMYHSAKSTKKKQVASLMLAAGFASFFTGVTEPLEFAFMFVAPALFVVHALLTGISLMIAATFHWTAGFGFSAGFIDFILSSRLPLANEPYMLLLQGLAFAVFYYFLFRFLIVKFNLMTPGREDDQDELEGREEGAQTGDSPMDGTDKESKFLKMASAIYEGLGGDANVISVEYCVTRLRVEVEDMEAVDQSKIKSAGIAGINVVGPQSIQVIAGTQVQFIAEEIDKIRRR; encoded by the coding sequence ATGAAACGATACCTTCAAAAAATTGGCCGGTCCTTGATGCTGCCGGTAGCCGTCTTGCCAGCTGCAGCGATTTTGATGGGAATAGGCTATTGGATTGACCCGGCAGGATGGGGGGCGGGTAGTCCGTTAGCGGCTTTTCTGATCAAGGCCGGTTCTTCGATCATATCTAATATGTCCATTTTGTTCGCTGTTGGAGTAGCCTTGGGAATGTCAAAGGGCAAAGATGGTTCAGCCGCTTTAAGTGGACTTGTAGCTTATCTGGTCGTAACGACCCTGCTCTCGCCGGAATCGGTAGCGATGCTGCAGGGAATCGATGCAAATGAAGTGAACCCCGCTTTTGAGAACATAAAAAATCAATTTGTAGGTATTCTTTCAGGGCTTGTGGCTGCTCATATGTTCAATCGTTTTAGTAAGGTCGAGCTTCCAGATGCATTCGCTTTCTTCAGTGGAAAAAGGCTGGTGCCAATCGTCACGGCGGTTGTGATGCTGTTCGTTTCGCTTATTTTATTTTTTGTATGGCCGCTTATCTACTCCTGGTTAGTTGCTTTCGGTGAAGGTATAAGTGAATTGGGCGCTGCTGGTGCAGGACTTTATGGTTTTTTCAATCGCCTGTTGATTCCAACCGGGCTGCATCATGCGTTAAACTCCGTATTTTGGTTTGATGTAATCGGACTTAATGATATCGGCAATTTCTGGGCTGGGACAGGGATTAAGGGGAAAACAGGCATGTACCAAGCCGGCTTCTTCCCCGTCATGATGTTCGGTTTGCCCGCAGCGGCACTTGCGATGTACCATTCTGCAAAATCCACTAAAAAGAAACAAGTGGCTTCATTAATGCTTGCCGCCGGATTTGCATCGTTTTTTACAGGAGTTACGGAACCGTTGGAATTTGCCTTCATGTTTGTTGCACCTGCCCTTTTTGTGGTGCATGCCTTATTGACAGGGATTTCATTAATGATCGCCGCAACGTTCCACTGGACAGCAGGATTTGGATTCAGTGCAGGATTCATTGACTTTATTTTAAGCTCGAGATTGCCATTGGCAAATGAACCTTATATGCTGCTCCTTCAAGGACTGGCTTTTGCTGTCTTCTACTATTTCTTATTTCGTTTCTTGATAGTCAAGTTCAATTTAATGACGCCTGGCAGAGAGGATGACCAAGATGAGCTTGAAGGCAGGGAAGAAGGGGCGCAAACGGGAGACAGTCCGATGGATGGCACAGATAAGGAAAGTAAATTCCTCAAGATGGCTTCAGCAATTTACGAAGGGCTCGGAGGGGATGCTAATGTAATATCTGTCGAATACTGTGTGACTCGTTTAAGAGTGGAAGTGGAGGATATGGAAGCGGTCGATCAAAGCAAGATCAAATCGGCAGGGATTGCAGGAATCAATGTCGTCGGTCCACAAAGCATACAAGTTATTGCGGGGACACAGGTTCAATTCATAGCTGAAGAAATAGACAAAATCCGAAGGCGATAG